Proteins encoded by one window of Lathyrus oleraceus cultivar Zhongwan6 chromosome 1, CAAS_Psat_ZW6_1.0, whole genome shotgun sequence:
- the LOC127130695 gene encoding cysteine-rich receptor-like protein kinase 6: MANTHNILLIFTFIIFLTTFTSTNSWDDPFFLNQYCSSNSTLANTSFQINLTTLLSSLSSIATTKTNTKFYNTTFNGNNPSDTIYGMYLCRDDVPSQLCQQCIVNATQRLTSECSLSKEGIVWYNECMVWYSTAFIFSTVARTAPSFNLFNTDKVPNTKSFMSLLFSTMNKTANEAAFGNSVKKFATNEITISKFQTLYCLVQCTPNLSPHDCRICLSGLIEDLPGCCEDRVGGRVLNPSCNIRYEFYPFYIKNIGSPNPSSQQILLPQTKNSDAADSIVSGDPFYLSHNCSSNKTFTVNSTFKVHLTTLFSYLSSNATKSLFYKAHVENTTFGLFMCRGDVPFSLCEICVKNATQRMTKDCNFFQEGVIWYSQCMIRYSNWNFFSLVDKTHVYYELNVTSDSSPNKERNLFNFVISTTLSNVAIVAGDSDAKFGTKSLELNDLQTLYTLGQCTHDLSSDDCKGCLGDIIGNGIPWPYLGSVGGRVLYPSCNLRFELFQFYRDNDNVTKPKLTNSSSEKRTNRPRTITLIVLFSVLPVILFFVGFYLIKRKAKRSFRSILNENFGDESATLEPLQYGLDVIEAATNNFANENFIGKGGFGEVYKGTLLDGRQIAVKRLSKSSTQGGKEFKNEVLLIAKLQHRNLVTFIGFCLEEQEKILIYEYVPNKGLDHFLFDVQQPKFLSWPERYNIIRGIAQGIIYLHVHSRLKVIHRDLKPSNILLDENMIPKISDFGLARIFELNQDEASTNRIVGTLGYMSPEYAMLGQFSEKSDVYSFGVMVLEIMTGKKNVRSYESIVGDSLLSYVWRQWRDETPFNILDPKMKGTYSETEVTKCIQIGLLCAQQFPDARPTIATVVSYLNNDFIELPNPQEPTFLFHGQMDAKGIPQESSSTQSISTSTALTANELSITELLPR, translated from the exons ATGGCTAATACCCATAACATTCTTCTCATCTTCACCTTTATTATCTTCCTCACTACTTTCACATCTACAAATTCATGGGATGACCCTTTTTTCCTAAACCAATATTGCTCAAGTAACAGCACATTAGCCAATACTTCTTTCCAAATTAACCTCACCACTCTTCTCTCTTCCTTATCATCCATTGCCACAACCAAAACCAACACAAAATTCTACAACACAACATTCAATGGAAACAACCCTTCTGACACAATCTATGGCATGTACTTATGCAGAGATGATGTTCCTTCTCAACTCTGTCAACAATGTATAGTAAATGCAACACAAAGACTTACCTCAGAGTGTTCTTTGTCAAAAGAAGGTATTGTTTGGTATAATGAATGCATGGTTTGGTATTCCACAGCCTTTATCTTCTCAACTGTGGCAAGAACAGCACCTAGTTTTAACTTGTTCAACACCGACAAAGTCCCAAACACAAAAAGTTTCATGAGTTTATTGTTTTCTACAATGAACAAAACTGCAAATGAAGCGGCTTTTGGTAACAGTGTTAAAAAATTTGCAACAAATGAAATAACAATATCAAAATTTCAGACCCTTTATTGTTTAGTTCAATGCACACCAAATTTGTCACCACATGATTGTAGAATTTGTCTAAGTGGATTAATAGAGGATCTTCCAGGGTGTTGTGAAGATAGAGTTGGAGGAAGAGTTCTAAATCCAAGTTGTAATATTAGGTATGAATTTTACCCTTTTTATATCAAAAATATTGGTTCaccaaatccttcatcacaacAAATTCTACTTCCCCAAACAAAAAACTCAGATGCTGCTGATTCAATAGTTTCAGGAGACCCTTTTTACCTTTCACACAATTGTTCAAGTAACAAAACCTTCACGGTTAACAGCACTTTCAAAGTTCACTTGACAACCCTTTTTTCTTACTTGTCTTCTAATGCCACAAAAAGTCTATTTTATAAAGCTCATGTGGAAAATACAACTTTCGGACTCTTCATGTGCCGTGGCGATGTTCCATTTTCCTTATGTGAGATATGTGTGAAAAATGCAACTCAAAGAATGACCAAAGACTGTAACTTTTTTCAAGAGGGTGTCATTTGGTATAGTCAATGCATGATTCGGTATTCGAATTGGAATTTCTTCTCTTTAGTAGACAAAACTCATGTGTACTATGAGCTGAATGTTACTAGTGATTCTAGTCCCAACAAAGAGAGAAACTTGTTCAATTTTGTAATATCAACTACTTTATCAAATGTGGCAATTGTGGCAGGAGATAGTGATGCGAAGTTTGGAACAAAGTCATTGGAACTGAATGATTTACAAACACTTTATACACTTGGTCAATGTACACATGATTTGTCAAGTGATGATTGCAAGGGTTGTTTGGGAGATATTATTGGAAATGGAATTCCTTGGCCTTATTTGGGAAGTGTTGGTGGAAGAGTTTTATATCCTAGCTGCAATTTGAGGTTTGAATTGTTCCAATTTTATAGAGACAATGACAATGTTACCAAACCAAAACTTACTAATTCTTCATCAG AGAAAAGAACAAACCGGCCACGAACAATTACCTTGATTGTTTTGTTCTCAGTTCTTCCAGTGATACTCTTCTTTGTTGGCTTCTATttgataaaaagaaaagcaaaaaggAGTTTTAGGTCTATTCTCAATGAAAACT TTGGTGATGAAAGTGCAACTTTAGAGCCATTACAATATGGCTTAGATGTAATTGAAGCAGCAACCAACAACTTTGCAAATGAAAATTTCATTGGCAAAGGTGGATTTGGAGAAGTTTACAAG GGCACACTTTTGGATGGACGACAAATAGCCGTAAAAAGACTCTCAAAAAGCTCGACGCAAGGTGGAAAAGAGTTCAAGAATGAAGTATTGTTGATTGCCAAGCTTCAACATAGAAATTTAGTCACGTTCATCGGTTTTTGCCTCGAAGAACAAGAGAAAATACTTATTTACGAATACGTGCCGAACAAGGGCCTTGATCACTTCTTATTTG ACGTTCAACAACCAAAGTTCTTAAGTTGGCCCGAACGTTACAATATTATAAGAGGAATAGCTCAAGGAATTATCTACTTACATGTACATTCTCGACTCAAAGTTATTCATCGTGACCTCAAACCTAGTAACATTTTACTAGACGAAAATATGATTCCAAAAATATCAGACTTTGGCCTTGCTAGAATTTTTGAACTAAACCAAGACGAAGCAAGTACAAATAGGATCGTCGGAACATT AGGTTATATGTCTCCGGAATATGCAATGCTGGGACAATTTTCTGAGAAATCTGATGTTTATAGTTTTGGAGTCATGGTTTTAGAAATTATGACAGGAAAGAAGAATGTAAGGTCTTATGAATCAATTGTTGGTGATAGTCTCCTGAGCTAT GTTTGGAGACAATGGAGGGATGAAACACCATTCAACATATTAGACCCAAAAATGAAAGGAACTTATTCTGAAACTGAAGTGACAAAATGTATTCAGATTGGTTTATTATGTGCTCAGCAGTTCCCAGATGCAAGACCAACAATTGCGACAGTAGTTTCGTATCTTAACAACGACTTCATTGAATTACCAAATCCGCAAGAACCTACATTTTTGTTCCATGGTCAAATGGATGCAAAAGGCATTCCACAAGAATCAAGTTCTACTCAGTCTAttagtacatccacagctttgACAGCCAATGAATTGTCAATAACCGAATTGCTTCCTCGATGA